The Oreochromis aureus strain Israel breed Guangdong linkage group 16, ZZ_aureus, whole genome shotgun sequence genome includes the window AGTatgattttaaaagaaaaatgtctaaACACAAAGTTTCCATTTCGGTTATTTGTGACTGTGttgtgtattgttttatttttgaaaatgaaataataacacGTGCTTAGACTCATCGTGTATGTGTGCCAGATTTAGCCAGGTGTGCAGTATTCCAACTATATGCCTCACTATAACTGTCCCAAAGCCTATTTTATAATCCCTTACTGAAATGGCTCTTGTAGATCTGTTTTTGACCATCAAaacttttacacacatgcaagTTAGATGCCTTTCCCACTTTAAGAAATGGtatttggtaaatggtaaatggcctgtatttgtatagcgctttacttagtccctatggaccccaaagcgctgtacactacattcagtcatccacccattcacacacacattcacacacttatatttatatgtattttgtgaaaTTGTTTTTAGAAAGGCACTAGAATTAATTTTCTTAAGCTGCTTTGCCAACTGCAAACAGTATAGAGCTGAAGCAATGTATATGCGTTGACTGGTGTTATAacggtttaaaaaacaaaaacaattttacCACATTTACTCTCATTTCAAGTTCCCTGTTGTGTACAAACCACTGGGTCGAAACCCAAGGATCCTGAGATTAGTGTTATCAGGATTGAGGCCCTAAAGCTAATagtttgggggtggggggggtgagTTTGGAACATTTCTGGTTAAAACTGTGGTAACTATATATGAAGACTGATGTAGATTAAGCTCCCAATCTAACTCATCAGCTAAGCTGTGCTTTAAAAAGAAGGTCATATTGAACTCCTGGAGCTCCTTCACGACTTCAAGTCTCACCACTGTAGGTAAACAGAGTATTTACCATGAACTGTTACAGCTTTAAAAATTGACGAGGTTATCAGAACAGATGCATTCACTCAATGCTTAGTAAACACTGGAGAATCTACTGACAAGGTTATCACTCATCACATCTTATCTGCTTTCGAACTTGACGTAATACTACAGGTGCCGGCTTCCTGTTTAGCAGGAGGTGTTGAAAGCCGTGATATTTGTTCATCGGCTTATACCCACCTGGACCCGAGCATCCAATAGTTAAACTGTTGTATGAGACTCATTTATACTGCAGTATAAAACAATCATAAACATGCAATTCGTCTGGACAGGAATGAGAGCAAGAGAGGTGGAGTGTGATTCTTGTTGCTTGGCAGAGATGTTACTAATACAGAGGAACCTGCAGTTGAAGTATTTAGAGCATTTGGTGCAAGAGGAGGAGGGAATCCACATCCTAAGCACTCCATGACTACCTTCAGAAGTTTGGATGAAAGAACTGGATTTTGGGTCTGATTTCCTGTGCACAAAGCCAAATATCATCCATCGTACTAGAAGAAAAGCATGCCTCATAAAATTCCTGAACTATTGCCATACTGACTCAAAGCAATAAAAGATAGAGAAAGGGCTTTAACTTCTGATATTTCTACTTTGCAGCGCCGATAACACTCTTATCCCTTAAATGAAGGGTTTAGGCATAACGCTGCTGTGCTGGAAGAACATTTCTTCTCTACCACAGCTGGTTTAAGCTACACTCCTGCCAGCGGGAAGAAGGAGGGTTTTGATGCTGgggcatatgcaaaaataatatttaatatcaAGTTACATAACACAGCTAGTATCAGGCATAATAATGTACAATAAAACATGACTACGtcgttttattttgatagttttgCTGCTAAAGtagcagcattttatttttaaagcccTTAAACTTCAACAAACTTTCAGCTTTACTACTAGAAATGCAACTTTTGCTTAATTACTATATAAACTACAATATACAGTGTACAAAGTAAGAATCAGCAAATACACACTATGTAATAAACACTTAAAAGATTTGTCTCCATGGTAATAGGATACCTCAAATGTTGCACTACAGCGCACATGCTTCTTTGAATTTAAGAgatatttttaatcattatgtTGATAAAATTCTGGATTCTTAAAGTTGAACACAGTTCAATTTTtcagtataaataaagtttaggATTTTCATAGATGCTGCAAAGGAAAGATGAGGCTGAAATGATTCACTTTCCTCACTTAATGTTTATTCAGTGACCCTAGCAAGATCATCTTGGCTGCCCTCTTTGGCCTGCATAATGAGTATAAGCCAGTCTATTCAAAGCACTGCTGTGGTGTCATCTGAGGGTCTTTAATATGCAAAATGCATTGCATTTGCTTGAATTAATATGCGAGCCATAGAGCTTCTGAAGTGGAACAGATGTTAAAAGACTGCAGTTACAACTGTGTTAACAGTTAAGAGATAGATAGTAGCTGAGGATCTGGGAGTGTCTGTCACTTGCTGCCAACACCACGTTCCTGTCTGAGTTTTGTTGCCCAGACGGTatccagagagagaaaatgaaataataagagagacagacacatgcagaggaagtgagagagaaaaatagaGTCTGGTGGCCCAGTTCTCCCCCTAGACTCCCAGTGGACTGGCTGTTTAGCTGTTGAACCCTCCCTTTTATTGGTTCTGGATGTTGTCTGCTGGTGGCACTGACACTCATCTGAAGAGTGGTGTTGTTCCAGTCCAGGACACCAGCCAGATAAGCTGTAAGACAGCACTGCACCAAGATAGGCAAAAAAGACCTCTCTCACTCTTTATCCCTATCTGTCTCATGCACACATTTGATGCTTGAGTACTTCTGATGCTTTAACTCTTCTATCCATCTTTGGGATACAAGTTGTGCAACTCTAAGCTTTTCAGAATCAAAACATTCTCaaataggggggaaaaaaacctacCTGCTCCCAAAATAGGCAATCCTTTGAGTGTATTTTCTGCAAGGGAAACAAAGGTTTAACCACTGCCAACCAGCAGGCAAAGTCAGTGACAAACATGGAAACCCAGTTCAGCCGTCATCTTATCAAGCAGTTGGtgctaaaaataattttaagccCCCGTGTGTTGGATGTGTAAATAGATAACTGAATGCTGAAATGTTTGACATGTGTTGAACATTAATTATTTACATGTGGTCAGAGGTGCTGGACAAGCTCAGATTATCTTGGATGTTTGGAAACTGTAACCTTGGGAGAATTATTCAAGCTGGAGACTTTGCTGGATGTCATCCCGCTTGCTCTCTGCTGTTGGTTTCTTTCTATCTCTACTGTCAGCTGTAAAAAGGACGTGCCTGggaaaaaagtgtttaaaacaACAGTCACTACTTTAAAAGTCATTCTCTTCCCCTTTAGTGGTAGTGTTTGGGGAGTTTTTATGACTTAACAGTTTTCACACGGACTAAAAAAGACTGAATATGAGCACACACCCAGATCCACCGTGACAGCTTTCTGCCAGTTCCTTGTGCTCACTCAGCTTTAGGAAGGAAATGGCTGATTCCCAACAGAGACAGTCCCCACCATATTTAGGACTTCAAGCCATTGTTAGAGTAGACAAGCTGGCTGCCAGTTGTTCTCCACCCAAAATCATTGCCCATGCTGCAAGTGAAATTCTGACAGCATTTTGTCACTGACTATAGACTGCACAGGCGAGACGGGGATAACACCCTCTGGTGGAGATAAAGTACAACATATAGGCGAGTACAGCAAGAAGGACACTCTTTTGAGTCTATTAATGAAGGATGCtggtatatattttttaaaaaaaaagattgcctTTAAATTTTTAGGTGGCTGCAGCAGTGCAAAGCCAAAATACATGAAGTTACCAGATGTATATAGTAGAAAAGGAGAAAGCCAGTGCATATTCATTTCTCCAAGAGGTGGCGTATATACCACTACCAGATCATTTAaaacagggatgtcaaacttaTTTTACATGGTGGGCCATATATAGCCCAGAAATTTCAATAGTTGTTGGTGAAAAAAgaactttttgtcattttattgtcCTAATTTTAACTctaataattaattactttgttGTTGTATATTGGCCATGGGATAGGtctttatcagtaggaaaagctgtaaaacttgtaCAAATACAGTCAAAAGACCAAGGTTTATGCCAAATTGAAGTCATTCTGGCCCCCAGGCCTTatatttgacacccctgatttaaagtaacattttaacatgCCTTAATTGGACCTCTTTAATGAtagaaaatctttaaaaatgttCATAACTGATTCAAAAGTGTATGATTTTATATTGGTGAATATTTactaatgtgattttttttttctctatttctaGGCACAGACCAGACACAGTCCATTACAGAAACAAGCAGTGGGTCTATACAGACTGCAAATCCACTGTCTACTGAGCCACTTACCTCCAACTTTGTAACTGCCACTgaggccagcagcagcagcattagcAACAGCGACAGCAACAGCAGGGACTGgaaggacagcagcagcagcatcagcaacaGCGACAGCAACAGCAGGGACTGGAAGGACATGACTTACACAGACAAGATGCCAGGTATCTCTTATGTTGTGTCAGAGGAGGATAGGACCCAGGTGTTTACAGAGAAGGGCCACATACTCCAAGACAACCCAGACACTACTCTCCAAATGGGGGATGCCACAGCCTCCCACACAGACGTCCTCACCGACAGCACCTACACCACCACCAGCCGAGCTGGGGAGAGGACCTTGCTGTCTGTTACCTCCTCCTCCAGCAACAGCACCTCATCTGCCTTTACAGAAGACTCCAACTCCCGTCAGCCTCCTTCCACTTGGGGTATTTCTCCTAAGTCGACAGAGACTGAGAACTACACCCACAGTGCCCCGTCCACAGGGATTACTGGAAGGGACGTGACCGACTCGTTCAAAGGAGTATTTTCAGAGACTGGGAGCCCAGGGAGTTCCAGTGGAACCCAGAGTTTTACTGGACATCCCAACGCCACCCAACAACAGCACACGTCAACATCAGAGGAGCCGTCCGACTCAACGTCATCTGTCAGGGTGACAGAGCCCAGCACTGACCAATCTCAAGTGTCATTTTCCTCTACACCTCCTTTCACCTCACCTGCAGGAGGTCCTACCAACATTTCAGGAACAGAGCAGGGCTTGGGCTCTAGTTCTGGAGCTTCTACAGAGTTTTCAACTGGAGACCACAGTTCCAGCACTCAGAGTGGCACTGAGGGGCTTTCATCCCAGACCAGAGAGGGAAATGTCGATTTGGGTCTGACTGCAGTGCCCTCTACTGTCAGTAGTAGTACGTCTGAAACAAATCAGTCTCTGACAGATCTGCCACCACTGGGTACTAACGTCTTCCTCACCACCTCACCTGCCACTGTTACAGAAAggtatgctaaaaaaaaaaagaatattgatgaatactaataataatttgAAGTTTTTAAAGTCTATACCTTTAAAGAAGGCTTTAAGTGTCTGGAACATTCACAAGCTTGCATCAGTGGCTCTAGTGCCCCCTGCTGGCATGTCAGCCTTCACGTCTGTGAATCCATTTTTGCTTAACTCTGGATTTTTCCAGATATTAACCATTACCTGTCTGTGAGGATCAGTAGAAGCAGAACTTGATTTCATTTGACTTGaggtttattttttctcttcgtCAGATCTCAGATAACAGAAGAAAACCCTACCATATCCACTGCTTtcagcaccaccaccaccacaacctCCACCGAGGCTATTACCACACCTCCTCTAGTTCCAACTTCATCCGCAAGGTTGACTAGCGCCATGACTAGCTCTCCTCTACAGTCCCCTACCAGTGCCACTGTCCTATACAGTTCGTCCTCCACGGTAGCCTCCACCCTGGCAGCGCAACCGACCCAACGTGCGCCACCCAGGCACACGGAGGGCCCCGTGACTGGGATGTCTGACCCCACTAATGTCACCACACTGCAGATCGAAACGAGCACGGGAACTCACAGAGACACCACAGCTCACAGCCAGTCCATCACTACAACCTACACCCACAGTACCCCAACCAAGAGTACGGAAGCTCTGCACACCACTAGGAATCAGACAGACAGAGGTCCTACAGAGCTGGTGGTCACAACACTGCCCCCCGATTTTCAGCACACCAgtcc containing:
- the heg1 gene encoding protein HEG isoform X2 translates to MTYTDKMPGISYVVSEEDRTQVFTEKGHILQDNPDTTLQMGDATASHTDVLTDSTYTTTSRAGERTLLSVTSSSSNSTSSAFTEDSNSRQPPSTWGISPKSTETENYTHSAPSTGITGRDVTDSFKGVFSETGSPGSSSGTQSFTGHPNATQQQHTSTSEEPSDSTSSVRVTEPSTDQSQVSFSSTPPFTSPAGGPTNISGTEQGLGSSSGASTEFSTGDHSSSTQSGTEGLSSQTREGNVDLGLTAVPSTVSSSTSETNQSLTDLPPLGTNVFLTTSPATVTERSQITEENPTISTAFSTTTTTTSTEAITTPPLVPTSSARLTSAMTSSPLQSPTSATVLYSSSSTVASTLAAQPTQRAPPRHTEGPVTGMSDPTNVTTLQIETSTGTHRDTTAHSQSITTTYTHSTPTKSTEALHTTRNQTDRGPTELVVTTLPPDFQHTSPSPPPPPRNPCVPNPCNNEGMCMGDEPDEFRCRCQQGWEGRTCNKDIDECKQKQEPCPKGSTCVNTNGSFSCECLLGFDLEDGRTCSRAKTFLGSLSADESLRNSDIQIIIKLLSVSLSDYPGYRHSTVTKQEKVGIMVVNTFSISANVTTAEVNNRIQMSLKNCSSALAHCQVVLKYKLTYNVESLCAAQNIQCDKERSSCTDTSGIAYCQCQEGYYKHNPDDLSCLECGDGYKLENGTCVPCMFGFGGFNCGNFYKLIAVVVSPAGGALLLILIIALIVTCCKKDKNDINKIIFKSGDLQMSPYADFPKNNRISMEWGRETIEMQENGSTKNLLQMTDIYYSPALRNSDLDRNGLYPFPGLPGSRHSCIYPAQWNPSFISDDSRRRDYF
- the heg1 gene encoding protein HEG isoform X1, whose protein sequence is METWFLNHVLGLSLLVLHLGLPGPLRAGTPSNNSTNAATPALDDSVATDEVRSMENSATSNSYSSETLTPSQRNLLLRHAAETHAATAGNFGTDQTQSITETSSGSIQTANPLSTEPLTSNFVTATEASSSSISNSDSNSRDWKDSSSSISNSDSNSRDWKDMTYTDKMPGISYVVSEEDRTQVFTEKGHILQDNPDTTLQMGDATASHTDVLTDSTYTTTSRAGERTLLSVTSSSSNSTSSAFTEDSNSRQPPSTWGISPKSTETENYTHSAPSTGITGRDVTDSFKGVFSETGSPGSSSGTQSFTGHPNATQQQHTSTSEEPSDSTSSVRVTEPSTDQSQVSFSSTPPFTSPAGGPTNISGTEQGLGSSSGASTEFSTGDHSSSTQSGTEGLSSQTREGNVDLGLTAVPSTVSSSTSETNQSLTDLPPLGTNVFLTTSPATVTERSQITEENPTISTAFSTTTTTTSTEAITTPPLVPTSSARLTSAMTSSPLQSPTSATVLYSSSSTVASTLAAQPTQRAPPRHTEGPVTGMSDPTNVTTLQIETSTGTHRDTTAHSQSITTTYTHSTPTKSTEALHTTRNQTDRGPTELVVTTLPPDFQHTSPSPPPPPRNPCVPNPCNNEGMCMGDEPDEFRCRCQQGWEGRTCNKDIDECKQKQEPCPKGSTCVNTNGSFSCECLLGFDLEDGRTCSRAKTFLGSLSADESLRNSDIQIIIKLLSVSLSDYPGYRHSTVTKQEKVGIMVVNTFSISANVTTAEVNNRIQMSLKNCSSALAHCQVVLKYKLTYNVESLCAAQNIQCDKERSSCTDTSGIAYCQCQEGYYKHNPDDLSCLECGDGYKLENGTCVPCMFGFGGFNCGNFYKLIAVVVSPAGGALLLILIIALIVTCCKKDKNDINKIIFKSGDLQMSPYADFPKNNRISMEWGRETIEMQENGSTKNLLQMTDIYYSPALRNSDLDRNGLYPFPGLPGSRHSCIYPAQWNPSFISDDSRRRDYF